A window from Dioscorea cayenensis subsp. rotundata cultivar TDr96_F1 chromosome 10, TDr96_F1_v2_PseudoChromosome.rev07_lg8_w22 25.fasta, whole genome shotgun sequence encodes these proteins:
- the LOC120270421 gene encoding inorganic phosphate transporter 2-1, chloroplastic translates to MTSSSSPSPCFSIARINTNLRASLLCNKPPLQRHQALPLLLRHNGNPWRTNLPPPLLKLSCNLKTFASSASISSFAHDDDESNQSNADTGTDAHSGDLPEMAKAFHISSRTASAISFCIALAALSLPLAMSSVSQCASLKMKVLSYVTLLFGFYMAWNIGANDVANAMGTSVGSGALSLRQAVVTAAVLEFSGAFLMGTHVTNTMQKGILVAGVFQGKDSLLFAGLLSSLAAAGTWLQVASYYGWPVSTTHCIVGAMVGFGIAYGGTNAVFWSSLLRVTSSWVISPVIGAAVSFSVYKCIRRFVYSAANPGKAAAAAAPIAVFLGVTGISFAAFPLSKIFAIAMTQALACGAIGALIVGKVIHKQLGRLLSESEKQAQQNKQHHKNLGFLSDIAGPTGPQLEIVYAVFGYMQVLSACFMSFAHGGNDVSNAIGPLAAALSILQGVATSAEIVIPNDVLAWGGFGIVAGLMVWGYRVIATIGKKITELTPTRGFAAEFAAASVVLVASKLGLPISATHTLVGAVMGVGFARGLNRVRAETVREIVASWVVTIPVGALLSVIYTFILTKLLSNLI, encoded by the exons AtgacttcatcttcttctccttctccatgtTTCTCTATTGCAAGAATCAACACAAACCTAAGAGCATCTCTTCTTTGCAACAAACCACCATTGCAAAGACACCAAGCTCTTCCTCTTTTGCTAAGACACAATGGAAATCCATGGAGGACAAATCTCCCACCACCACTGCTCAAGCTAAGCTGCAACTTGAAAACCTTTGCTTCTTCGGCTTCGATCTCTTCCTTTGCTCATGACGATGATGAATCTAATCAGTCCAACGCTGACACTGGAACTGATGCTCACTCCGGAGACCTGCCTGAGATGGCCAAAGCTTTCCACATCTCTTCTCGCACTGCATCCGCTATTAGCTTTTGCATTGCCCTTGCTGCACTTAGTTTGCCTCTGGCAATGTCCTCTGTTTCACAATGTGCTTCATTGAAGATGAAGGTGTTATCTTATGTTACTCTTCTCTTCGGGTTCTATATGGCTTGGAATATCGGAGCCAATGATGTTGCCAATGCCATGGGCACATCCGTTGGATCAGGGGCGTTGTCACTTCGGCAGGCTGTGGTTACGGCTGCTGTGCTTGAGTTTTCAGGGGCGTTTCTCATGGGAACTCATGTGACGAATACGATGCAAAAGGGGATATTGGTTGCTGGTGTGTTTCAAGGGaaggattcattgctttttgcTGGGTTGCTTTCTTCTCTGGCAGCTGCTGGGACTTGGTTGCAG GTGGCTTCATACTATGGATGGCCAGTCTCCACAACACATTGCATTGTCGGCGCCATGGTTGGTTTCGGCATTGCCTACGGTGGGACCAATGCAGTCTTCTGGTCTTCTTTGCTCAGGGTCACATCATCATGGGTCATTTCTCCGGTTATAGGAGCAGCAGTATCGTTTTCTGTTTACAAGTGCATTCGCCGG TTTGTGTACAGCGCTGCAAACCCCGGAAAGGCAGCAGCAGCTGCTGCACCAATCGCTGTTTTTCTAGGTGTAACGGGAATCTCCTTTGCGGCATTTCCCCTTAGCAAAATCTTCGCAATTGCCATGACTCAAGCATTAGCTTGTGGGGCAATCGGTGCACTTATTGTTGGCAAAGTGATCCACAAACAGCTTGGCCGTCTACTATCTGAATCAGAAAAACAAGCTCAACAAAACAAGCAACATCATAAAAATCTCGGCTTCCTTTCGGACATTGCAGGACCTACAGGACCACAACTTGAGATTGTCTATGCAGTTTTCGGCTACATGCAAGTTCTCTCTGCTTGTTTCATGTCTTTTGCACACGGCGGCAATGATGTGTCCAATGCAATAGGACCATTGGCTGCAGCATTGTCTATTCTCCAAGGTGTCGCAACAAGTGCCGAAATAGTCATTCCGAATGATGTTCTTGCTTGGGGTGGGTTTGGAATTGTTGCAGGACTAATGGTGTGGGGTTATAGAGTTATAGCAACAATCGGAAAGAAAATAACAGAGTTAACTCCTACTAGAGGTTTTGCCGCAGAATTTGCAGCGGCATCAGTGGTTTTAGTCGCATCAAAGCTCGGCTTACCTATATCTGCTACTCATACTCTTGTTGGTGCAGTTATGGGGGTTGGTTTTGCCCGGGGACTTAACCGTGTCAGAGCAGAGACAGTGCGCGAAATCGTTGCATCTTGGGTGGTGACTATTCCTGTTGGTGCACTTTTATCAGTTATTTACACTTTCATATTGACAAAACTTTTGTCAAATCTGATTTGA